In Halobacteriovorax marinus SJ, the following proteins share a genomic window:
- a CDS encoding Fic family protein, whose amino-acid sequence MEIWQKSVQITPKILKLIAEIDEFKGSWSALGQLAPDKLMSLKKVATIESVASSTRIEGVKLSDSEVRALLSGLDVNSFKSRDEEEVGGYAEVMNLIFESSSELIPNENIIKQLHQELLKFSSKDIRHRGEYKKLNNHVEAFAPDGKSLGIIFQTSPPLETPYKMESLSDWLSNSTSEPEIHILITIAIFTVSFLAIHPFQDGNGRLSRALTSLLLLRAGYDYTPYSSLERVIEENKDLYYLKLREAQTENGDSANGLISWITFFLECLVKQKDSLKRKVEKENILKSLPKLSEQILIHLKEHEKLSISDIVKLTGANRNTVKSHVFSLVEDNEIQKGGQGKGTYYYK is encoded by the coding sequence ATGGAAATATGGCAAAAAAGTGTTCAAATAACACCTAAAATTCTCAAACTTATAGCTGAGATTGATGAATTTAAAGGCTCGTGGTCTGCGCTTGGCCAGCTAGCTCCGGACAAACTTATGAGCCTAAAAAAAGTGGCCACTATTGAGTCTGTCGCTTCATCTACTAGAATCGAAGGCGTTAAATTAAGTGACTCAGAAGTAAGGGCCCTCCTATCTGGTCTTGATGTGAATTCATTTAAAAGTCGTGATGAAGAGGAGGTAGGAGGCTATGCAGAAGTAATGAATCTTATCTTTGAAAGCAGTTCAGAACTTATCCCAAATGAAAATATCATTAAACAACTTCATCAAGAGTTACTTAAATTTAGCTCAAAAGACATTCGTCACAGAGGCGAATATAAAAAACTTAATAACCATGTTGAGGCTTTTGCTCCAGACGGAAAAAGTCTCGGAATTATTTTTCAAACTTCACCTCCGCTTGAAACTCCTTACAAGATGGAATCTCTATCTGACTGGCTTTCTAACTCAACGAGTGAACCTGAAATACATATCTTAATTACCATCGCAATTTTTACAGTAAGTTTTTTGGCAATTCATCCTTTTCAAGATGGTAATGGAAGATTGTCGCGAGCACTTACAAGTCTCCTTCTCTTAAGGGCGGGTTATGACTACACTCCTTACTCTTCTTTGGAGAGAGTTATAGAAGAGAACAAAGATTTATATTATTTGAAACTTAGAGAAGCGCAAACAGAAAATGGAGATAGTGCTAACGGCCTTATTAGTTGGATTACTTTCTTTCTTGAATGTCTTGTCAAGCAGAAGGACTCTCTTAAAAGAAAAGTTGAAAAAGAAAATATTTTAAAATCACTACCAAAACTTTCTGAACAAATACTTATTCATCTTAAAGAACATGAAAAACTATCTATTAGCGATATTGTTAAACTTACTGGAGCTAATAGAAACACGGTTAAATCACACGTTTTTAGCCTTGTGGAAGACAATGAAATTCAAAAAGGTGGGCAAGGTAAAGGAACATATTATTACAAATAA
- a CDS encoding cation diffusion facilitator family transporter — protein sequence MAKSCCESKSTELDQLREKQRNVLVIVLIINFVMFLIEFSYGILSKSTALLSDSLDMLGDATVYAFSLYVINKGLRWKAKAALLKGLIITLFGLYVLGEATYKALNDVLPAAQTMGVVGVLALIANSACLALLLKHREDDINMKSTWICSRNDIVANTGVLIAAALVYYFQSKWPDIIVGLIIALVFLKSAFSILSESISVYRDSNNDREENR from the coding sequence ATGGCCAAGAGTTGCTGCGAAAGCAAGAGTACAGAATTAGATCAACTGCGTGAGAAGCAGAGAAATGTTCTCGTCATTGTTTTAATTATCAATTTTGTGATGTTCTTGATTGAATTTAGTTATGGAATTCTTTCAAAGTCTACAGCGCTTTTATCAGACTCTCTAGATATGCTCGGAGACGCTACTGTTTATGCATTTAGTTTATATGTTATTAATAAGGGCCTTAGATGGAAGGCCAAGGCCGCTCTGTTAAAAGGTCTGATCATTACTCTCTTTGGTCTTTATGTACTCGGAGAGGCCACGTACAAGGCCTTAAATGACGTTTTACCAGCGGCACAGACTATGGGGGTTGTTGGTGTATTGGCGTTGATTGCAAATAGCGCATGCCTTGCTCTTTTATTAAAGCATAGAGAAGATGACATTAATATGAAGTCCACTTGGATTTGTTCGCGCAATGATATCGTTGCAAACACTGGAGTACTTATTGCTGCGGCCCTCGTGTATTACTTTCAGAGTAAGTGGCCCGATATAATTGTGGGATTAATCATTGCTCTAGTATTTTTAAAGTCAGCATTTTCCATTCTTTCAGAATCAATATCTGTGTACAGAGATAGTAATAATGATAGGGAAGAAAATAGATAG
- the mtaB gene encoding tRNA (N(6)-L-threonylcarbamoyladenosine(37)-C(2))-methylthiotransferase MtaB, translating into MENTKENPTKKVALHTLGCRLNFSETGSVAKGFTDRGYEIVEFGEKADVIFVNTCTVTDAADSTCRNLIRKAHKSSPEGKIVVAGCYAQMEPETIANMQGVDLVLGTSEKYKVFEYLNEEDTTAIHVDKTTDFYGAATTTADSHTRAFLKIQDGCNYVCSFCIIPFARGRSKAISINGALENAKKLIEDGFKEIVLTGVNIGEYETSSGEKLTDMVKALLDLEGLERLRLSSVEPNTITDELLEVFKSSPKFKDHFHIPLQSGDDEILKNMRRKYTVADYKKVINKIITAFPNAGIGADIICGFPGETKEQFENTYNLVKELPITHFHVFPYSKRKGTTAGRMDNHIHSATKKERVKSLLHLGEAKLALFSEDQVGSQSEVLFERRTKDGLYTGYTTNYVKVYVETELELKNQIRSVYLKEYKDGKVFAELIQ; encoded by the coding sequence GTGGAAAATACTAAAGAAAATCCAACAAAAAAAGTTGCCCTACACACTCTAGGTTGTCGCCTCAATTTTTCAGAAACTGGATCTGTGGCCAAAGGTTTTACAGACAGAGGTTATGAAATTGTAGAGTTTGGAGAGAAGGCCGATGTTATCTTCGTCAATACATGTACAGTTACAGATGCAGCAGACTCAACTTGTAGAAACCTAATTAGAAAGGCCCACAAATCTTCTCCAGAGGGAAAAATTGTTGTGGCCGGTTGTTACGCACAAATGGAGCCAGAGACAATTGCTAATATGCAAGGAGTAGATCTCGTTCTTGGTACATCTGAAAAATATAAAGTCTTTGAATATTTAAATGAAGAAGACACAACCGCAATTCACGTAGACAAAACAACTGACTTTTATGGAGCCGCAACGACAACGGCTGATTCACATACGAGAGCTTTCTTAAAAATTCAAGATGGCTGTAACTATGTTTGCTCATTTTGTATTATTCCATTTGCTCGTGGAAGGTCTAAGGCCATTAGTATAAATGGCGCTCTAGAAAACGCGAAGAAACTTATAGAAGATGGCTTTAAAGAAATTGTTCTCACTGGTGTTAATATCGGTGAGTATGAAACATCATCAGGTGAAAAGCTCACAGACATGGTTAAAGCTCTACTAGACCTTGAAGGACTAGAGAGACTACGCCTATCTAGTGTTGAACCCAATACAATTACAGATGAGTTACTAGAAGTATTTAAAAGCTCTCCAAAATTCAAAGATCACTTTCATATTCCTCTACAGTCGGGAGATGATGAGATCTTAAAAAATATGAGACGTAAGTACACTGTTGCAGACTACAAGAAAGTAATAAATAAGATCATTACGGCCTTCCCTAATGCAGGAATTGGTGCAGATATTATTTGTGGTTTTCCTGGTGAGACAAAAGAGCAATTTGAGAATACTTATAATCTCGTTAAAGAGCTTCCTATTACACACTTCCACGTCTTCCCATACTCTAAAAGAAAGGGAACGACAGCCGGTAGAATGGATAACCATATTCATAGCGCGACTAAGAAGGAAAGAGTTAAGTCTCTTCTTCACTTAGGAGAAGCGAAGCTAGCACTCTTCTCTGAAGATCAAGTTGGTTCACAGAGTGAAGTACTTTTTGAAAGAAGAACTAAAGACGGACTCTATACAGGTTACACTACTAACTATGTTAAAGTTTACGTCGAAACTGAGCTTGAACTAAAAAACCAGATCAGAAGCGTCTATTTAAAAGAATACAAAGACGGTAAAGTATTTGCTGAGTTAATCCAATAA
- a CDS encoding PepSY-associated TM helix domain-containing protein: protein MKKHLSLKSITPFILKLHLYIGIFIAPFILLATLTGVLYILTPQIESYIYRDLLIVDSNSKVKKSLDEQLAIALSSAKGRGLKLYSIRPSLRESTSTRVLFKSDKLRSSEFHTLFINPYELTILGELGTYGTSGVLPLRMKIDYFHRDLMLGDWGRWYSELAASWMWISGLSGFFLFLIKYKKSMAGKLLRRHVFIGLFSLFALIFLSITGLTWSKWAGSTISTIRKSLSWHTPSPKRLISPTQDLNIAHSLDKVFEISKRNGIDSAFIEIVPPKNNTSAWFIREIERKFPPKVDSITIHPQSFEVLDSAYFKDFNLMAKLTRYGIDFHMGNLFGVFNQILLTLFGCAIIYLIISGYKIYFRRLKAKKLFAPNNSLIEIFKRQPMANKLLIASTIAILCYFLPLLAISLMLILTTEKFYCLRS, encoded by the coding sequence ATGAAAAAACATTTATCTCTTAAAAGTATAACACCTTTCATTTTAAAACTTCACCTCTATATTGGAATCTTTATAGCTCCCTTTATTTTGTTGGCAACTCTCACAGGTGTGCTCTACATTCTGACACCTCAAATCGAGAGCTATATCTATCGAGATCTTCTAATCGTCGATTCAAACTCTAAGGTGAAAAAGTCTCTTGATGAGCAATTGGCCATCGCACTAAGTTCGGCTAAAGGGAGAGGCTTAAAACTCTATAGTATAAGACCTTCACTAAGAGAAAGTACTAGCACAAGGGTCCTCTTTAAGAGCGATAAACTTCGCTCTAGTGAGTTTCATACTCTTTTCATCAATCCCTATGAACTTACTATTCTAGGGGAACTTGGCACTTATGGAACCAGTGGAGTCTTACCACTTAGAATGAAAATAGATTATTTCCACAGAGATCTAATGCTTGGTGATTGGGGACGCTGGTATAGTGAATTAGCTGCCAGCTGGATGTGGATTAGTGGTCTTAGTGGCTTCTTTCTCTTTCTCATAAAATATAAGAAATCGATGGCAGGAAAACTATTAAGACGCCATGTCTTCATTGGGCTTTTCTCACTATTTGCACTCATTTTTCTCTCAATAACTGGACTCACTTGGTCCAAGTGGGCAGGCTCAACAATCTCAACGATTAGAAAAAGTCTTAGCTGGCACACGCCCTCGCCCAAGAGACTCATCTCTCCAACACAAGATTTAAATATAGCTCATAGTCTCGATAAAGTTTTCGAAATCTCAAAGAGAAACGGGATAGACTCTGCCTTTATTGAAATTGTTCCTCCAAAGAATAATACGAGCGCTTGGTTTATAAGAGAGATCGAAAGGAAGTTTCCACCCAAGGTTGATAGTATAACCATTCATCCGCAAAGTTTTGAAGTATTAGATAGCGCCTACTTCAAAGACTTTAATCTCATGGCAAAACTCACACGCTATGGAATAGACTTTCACATGGGCAATCTATTTGGTGTCTTCAATCAAATTCTTCTTACGCTTTTTGGTTGCGCTATCATCTATCTGATTATCTCTGGCTATAAAATCTACTTTAGAAGACTGAAGGCGAAGAAATTATTTGCTCCCAATAATAGCTTAATCGAGATATTCAAACGCCAGCCTATGGCAAATAAGCTTCTCATAGCTAGTACCATAGCAATTCTTTGCTACTTTCTACCTCTTCTGGCCATTAGCCTGATGCTCATTCTTACTACTGAAAAATTTTATTGCTTAAGATCTTAA